The DNA window ATCCCCCGGGCGACGTCGTCGAGGTCGAAGGCGCCACGGTCGCTGGCGATCTGGGCGTGGAAGACGACCTGCAGCAGCACATCGCCGAGCTCCTCGGCGATGTCAGCGTCGTCACCGGAATCGATCGCGTCCAGCAGCTCGTAGGTCTCCTCCACCAGGTAGCGCCCCAGGGACGAGTGGTCCTGCTCCAGGTCCCACGGACAGCCGCGCTCGGGGTCGCGCAGGGTGCGTTCCACCTCCGCGAGGTGAGCGACCTCGATGCCGGCGGGCGGGAGGTGGAAGACGAACTCGACCTCGGCGCCGGAACGGGCGGCCTCCATCCCCACCGTGCGGGTGAAGGCATCCGTGTCGTCTGGTCCCAGCAGGTACACGGCGGTGCCCTCGACCTCGGCCAGGTCGATCAGCGCCTGGGCGTAGCGGCGGTCCTGCGGCGACCCAGGCAGCGTCAGATCCATCCGCGACAGCTCGATCTCGGCGGGTTCCAGCCGCGCCACCGGCAGCTCGACCATCCGCAGGAACGGGGCTGACGGGTGCCGGTCGGGGTGACGCATCCAGATCAGGCCAGCACCGCTGAGCGCCTCCCAGCACTGGAACGGGAACAGAGCCGGCAGCTGCTCGCACGATCCGACCAGGACGATGCGCGCCATGGACGGTCGCGATCAACCGGCCGGCGTCGCCACCGACCCGTCCAGCCGGACGCTGCCGCGCTCGGGGATCGCGTCGGTGGGGGTCACGGTCGCGGTGGCGGGGTCCCACCGGCCGATGCGGGGGTCGACCCGCACGTCAGCTGCGGCGACGACCTCGCGGAACCACTCATCGAAGGCTCCCTGGGATGCCTCGGCCTGCAGCTCCTGGCGGATGCGGGGTTCGACCTCCGACAGTGGGATCTCGCGGAACCCGTTGACCTTGATCAGGTGGAAGCCGAACCGGGTCTGGACCGGCCCGACGATCTCACCGGGCTCGGCGTTCCACACCGCCTCGTCGAACGCCTCGATGTAGCGGCCACGGGGCTGCTCTCCGAGCGCCCCGGCGTTGACGG is part of the Actinomycetota bacterium genome and encodes:
- the mazG gene encoding nucleoside triphosphate pyrophosphohydrolase; the protein is MARIVLVGSCEQLPALFPFQCWEALSGAGLIWMRHPDRHPSAPFLRMVELPVARLEPAEIELSRMDLTLPGSPQDRRYAQALIDLAEVEGTAVYLLGPDDTDAFTRTVGMEAARSGAEVEFVFHLPPAGIEVAHLAEVERTLRDPERGCPWDLEQDHSSLGRYLVEETYELLDAIDSGDDADIAEELGDVLLQVVFHAQIASDRGAFDLDDVARGIADKLVRRHPHVFADVEVTGAQDVIARWDVLKQEEKQRTGPFEGIPSALPALTLAEKLQRRASKLGFDWEDVTGPAERVRQELDELLDAGDRDGRAQEVGDLLSAVVATARHVGVDPEAALRGAATSFQRRFEAVLAAAQVAEQDPGDLDRDGWLALWEQVKRSQR